One region of Priestia megaterium genomic DNA includes:
- a CDS encoding putative polysaccharide biosynthesis protein, protein MEKNLMRGTLLLTASSLLTKILGFIYIIPFTALVGTSGYALYKYAYGPYTLMLSFSTMGLPLAVSKYVSKYNGLGNYRAGQDLLKAGLLLMTITGIIGFLVLYTMAPWLAELVINGKDSSGNSQKDVVYVIRMVSFALIIIPPMSLLRGYFQGNQSMGPSALSTIIEQIVRVLFILVGAYAVIHLFHSTMTKAVGIGTFGAFIGGVGGIGILGAVYLKRKRLIIKEVNSGKNNKFVPFSLMFKELVTYAVPFVLVGLAIPIYQNIDTFTINMLFQSIGYGQAKAETINSVIGLAQILVMVPVSLATAFSMSLIPGITSSFVQRNLREVKGKITKTLQLLLFFTLPAAVGLCLLGKPVYMMIFGAKNSPEIGGVVLQWYAPAAILFALFTVTAAILQGINQQKKLIFGLGLGIVVKIVLNVLLVSSLKEIGPVVATYGGYGVSVIYNFYLIEKSISYRVQSLGKAALTPVLLVSVMSAAVIIGNYTSHYFLENKLSASSLAISTSCISIALGAAVYLGLGVKTSLGQSVVLNRRKRM, encoded by the coding sequence ATGGAAAAAAATTTGATGAGAGGTACGCTTTTATTAACAGCGTCTTCTTTGTTAACAAAGATTTTAGGCTTTATTTATATTATTCCTTTCACAGCCTTAGTGGGAACGTCAGGTTATGCACTTTATAAGTATGCATACGGTCCATATACATTGATGCTAAGCTTTTCGACAATGGGTCTTCCGCTTGCTGTTTCTAAGTATGTATCGAAATATAACGGTCTTGGAAACTACCGTGCGGGACAAGATCTGTTAAAAGCAGGACTTCTATTAATGACGATAACGGGCATAATAGGTTTCTTAGTCCTCTATACGATGGCACCGTGGCTCGCTGAACTAGTTATTAACGGAAAAGATTCCTCAGGAAATAGTCAAAAAGACGTAGTGTACGTCATCCGAATGGTAAGCTTTGCTTTAATTATTATCCCGCCTATGAGTCTATTACGAGGCTACTTTCAAGGTAACCAGTCTATGGGACCGTCCGCGCTAAGTACAATTATTGAACAAATAGTGCGAGTGTTGTTCATTTTAGTAGGAGCATACGCTGTTATTCACCTTTTTCATAGCACAATGACAAAAGCTGTTGGAATCGGTACGTTTGGAGCGTTTATTGGAGGCGTAGGGGGAATTGGGATTCTTGGAGCGGTTTATTTGAAGCGCAAGCGGTTGATTATAAAAGAAGTGAACAGCGGAAAGAATAATAAATTCGTTCCGTTCTCTTTAATGTTCAAAGAGCTTGTGACGTACGCTGTTCCGTTTGTATTAGTTGGTTTAGCTATTCCTATCTATCAAAATATTGATACGTTTACGATTAACATGCTTTTTCAATCAATAGGATATGGACAAGCTAAGGCTGAAACGATTAACTCCGTCATTGGATTAGCGCAAATTTTGGTGATGGTGCCGGTATCGTTAGCGACTGCCTTCAGCATGTCGCTAATTCCGGGCATTACATCTTCTTTTGTGCAAAGAAATTTACGGGAAGTAAAAGGAAAGATTACAAAAACGCTGCAGCTGCTGTTGTTTTTTACTCTTCCTGCTGCGGTAGGGCTTTGTTTATTGGGTAAGCCGGTATATATGATGATTTTTGGAGCGAAAAACAGTCCTGAAATCGGTGGAGTTGTTTTACAATGGTATGCGCCTGCTGCCATTTTATTTGCTCTTTTTACCGTAACAGCCGCGATTCTTCAAGGAATTAATCAGCAAAAGAAATTAATTTTTGGCTTGGGTTTAGGTATTGTTGTGAAGATAGTATTAAACGTACTGTTGGTTTCAAGCTTAAAAGAAATTGGACCTGTTGTCGCGACGTACGGAGGATATGGTGTATCGGTTATCTATAACTTTTATTTAATTGAAAAATCCATTTCTTACCGAGTTCAATCACTAGGAAAAGCCGCGTTGACTCCTGTTTTATTAGTAAGTGTGATGTCAGCCGCTGTGATTATCGGCAATTATACTTCTCACTATTTTTTAGAAAATAAGCTGTCTGCATCTTCACTTGCGATTAGCACATCTTGTATTTCAATTGCTTTAGGTGCTGCCGTGTATCTAGGACTTGGCGTAAAAACAAGTTTAGGGCAATCTGTTGTGTTAAATAGAAGAAAAAGAATGTAA